Proteins encoded by one window of Prevotella nigrescens:
- a CDS encoding DUF5689 domain-containing protein, protein MKNIKYIMMAAVCTLFASCMGDRYAETDEAMPAPYGNNKLTETNVISIAELKAKFATPINTDYRDGTSYEQVTEALQIKGIVTSSDIAGNIYNELAIQDKTGAIIVSVGQSGLYGFLPIGTEILIDLKDLYIGNYGKQAQVGVPTKNAKGLTSIGRISRIVWDKHYKILSSGNPIEVKEFANGSAPTNWTFEKDAGRLGVIRNVSFKSSTPSVSGTFANATGGAGSVSWTLNEQDDKKVIVYNSNFAKFANAKIPTGKVDITGIFKRFNNQWEIIIRSLDDVKPVAPPEKAIYSNSFAEAPTDWTLDQGTLPSGITFVWKWVSPTYGMKATAYVNGKRYETHARATSPLIDLTKVKKATLTFEHAARYFGDFDKELKVQASTDGKNWKDLVIDKKPTGENWDFVTAKADLKAYCGKKIYISFFYNSTETTAATWEFKNLVVK, encoded by the coding sequence ATGAAGAATATAAAATATATAATGATGGCAGCAGTCTGCACCCTCTTTGCTTCGTGCATGGGCGACAGATATGCGGAAACCGATGAGGCTATGCCAGCACCATACGGCAACAACAAACTGACAGAAACAAATGTAATTTCTATCGCCGAGCTCAAAGCTAAGTTTGCAACACCGATTAACACCGATTATCGAGATGGTACAAGTTACGAACAGGTTACCGAAGCCTTGCAAATAAAAGGTATCGTTACAAGCTCCGATATCGCCGGCAACATCTATAACGAACTTGCAATCCAAGATAAAACAGGAGCCATCATCGTTTCTGTTGGGCAAAGCGGACTCTATGGTTTCCTTCCTATCGGCACGGAAATACTTATTGACTTGAAAGACCTATATATAGGAAACTACGGTAAGCAAGCACAAGTAGGAGTCCCGACTAAGAATGCCAAGGGCTTAACATCTATCGGACGCATCAGTCGCATTGTTTGGGACAAGCACTACAAGATACTTTCTTCCGGTAATCCTATAGAAGTGAAGGAGTTCGCAAATGGTTCTGCTCCCACAAATTGGACATTTGAGAAAGATGCCGGTAGGCTCGGTGTCATTCGCAACGTTAGTTTCAAATCGAGCACACCTTCTGTTAGTGGAACATTCGCTAATGCCACGGGTGGCGCGGGAAGTGTTTCGTGGACACTAAACGAACAAGACGACAAAAAAGTAATTGTCTACAACAGCAACTTTGCTAAGTTCGCAAATGCCAAAATCCCTACGGGCAAGGTTGATATTACAGGTATTTTCAAGCGCTTCAACAATCAGTGGGAGATTATTATCCGCTCTCTCGACGATGTCAAGCCTGTTGCACCACCAGAAAAAGCGATTTACAGCAACTCGTTTGCAGAAGCACCAACCGACTGGACACTCGACCAAGGCACACTTCCATCTGGCATAACGTTCGTCTGGAAATGGGTTTCTCCAACCTACGGAATGAAGGCTACGGCTTACGTTAATGGCAAACGATACGAAACCCACGCTCGTGCTACATCGCCACTTATCGACCTTACAAAGGTGAAAAAGGCTACATTGACTTTTGAACATGCAGCTCGCTACTTCGGCGACTTCGATAAAGAACTCAAGGTGCAAGCCTCTACCGACGGCAAAAACTGGAAAGACCTCGTCATTGACAAAAAGCCAACAGGCGAGAATTGGGACTTTGTAACTGCAAAAGCCGACCTGAAAGCTTACTGTGGCAAGAAGATTTACATTAGCTTCTTCTACAACAGTACGGAAACAACAGCTGCTACGTGGGAATTCAAGAACCTCGTAGTAAAATAA
- a CDS encoding DNA/RNA non-specific endonuclease translates to MKPTKPLPGIFSLLFVAAIFLSACSSNNSNSPDDDNGKAIANNKNSNLKEGNQYTHRLEFPKLKGGKSIVVTHIDQSTDEVNYSVEWDGEKKSNRWTCYQLYQSNSKWNVGRWYGNPQYPSDPLIPASMAFSYDPYWNTGYDHGHLCPSADRRNTDEAQKQTFYISNMQPQLSAFNGSAKGGGIWLTMENKIRAAFNINSKDTMFICRGGTIDESSKVKAYLRNGFIVPGYFFSAALMKYYNYAHKKWEYKAIGFWFKHENNQETSLKPYVVNIKELEELTHIDFFCNLPDDIEKKIESIDKDIVIKLWNINK, encoded by the coding sequence ATGAAACCTACAAAACCTTTACCAGGTATCTTCTCTCTTCTTTTCGTTGCAGCTATTTTCCTCTCGGCTTGTAGCAGCAACAACAGCAATTCGCCCGACGATGACAACGGCAAAGCCATTGCCAACAATAAGAATTCCAATCTAAAAGAGGGCAACCAATATACACACCGCTTGGAGTTTCCAAAACTTAAAGGTGGCAAAAGTATCGTTGTTACACACATAGACCAAAGTACAGACGAAGTAAACTACAGCGTTGAATGGGACGGTGAAAAGAAATCGAACCGCTGGACTTGCTATCAGTTATACCAAAGCAACAGCAAATGGAACGTTGGCAGATGGTATGGCAACCCACAATATCCTTCCGACCCTTTGATTCCTGCTTCTATGGCATTCAGTTACGACCCCTATTGGAACACTGGCTACGACCACGGGCACCTTTGTCCTTCGGCAGACCGCAGAAATACAGACGAAGCACAAAAGCAAACCTTCTATATCAGCAATATGCAACCACAGCTTAGCGCATTCAACGGCAGTGCGAAAGGTGGCGGTATTTGGCTGACAATGGAAAACAAAATACGTGCTGCGTTCAATATAAACTCAAAAGACACAATGTTTATATGCCGTGGCGGTACCATCGACGAGTCGTCTAAAGTGAAAGCCTATCTACGCAATGGCTTCATCGTGCCAGGCTATTTCTTCTCGGCAGCACTGATGAAATACTATAATTATGCGCACAAGAAGTGGGAATACAAAGCCATCGGATTTTGGTTTAAACACGAAAACAACCAAGAAACATCGCTCAAACCTTATGTTGTAAACATAAAAGAACTTGAAGAACTCACCCATATAGACTTCTTCTGCAATCTCCCCGACGATATTGAAAAAAAGATTGAAAGTATTGACAAAGATATTGTTATAAAATTATGGAATATAAATAAATAG
- the grpE gene encoding nucleotide exchange factor GrpE — MSKKNKKIEIEDEETKLQDEETVQEENTASEEEMSSEADNEETSEAETNEEGEAEQKDDSAEAEEWKDKYIRLYAEFENYKKRTLKEKTELILNGGEKTITAILPILDDFERAIADKTEDATAIKEGFELIYKKFLKTLESLGVKKIETDGKDFNVDYHEAIAMVPGMGDDKKGKVIDSVQTGYMLNDKVIRHAKVAVGQ, encoded by the coding sequence ATGAGCAAAAAGAATAAGAAGATAGAAATAGAAGACGAAGAAACAAAGTTGCAGGACGAAGAAACCGTGCAGGAAGAAAATACTGCTTCAGAGGAAGAAATGTCGTCAGAAGCTGATAACGAAGAAACTTCGGAAGCTGAAACCAACGAAGAAGGCGAAGCAGAGCAGAAAGACGACAGCGCAGAAGCTGAAGAGTGGAAAGACAAGTATATTCGTCTTTATGCTGAATTTGAGAACTATAAGAAGCGAACGCTGAAGGAAAAAACAGAGCTTATACTTAATGGTGGCGAGAAAACCATTACAGCAATTCTTCCTATTCTCGATGATTTTGAACGCGCCATTGCAGATAAGACAGAAGACGCAACAGCCATTAAGGAAGGGTTTGAACTGATCTATAAGAAGTTCTTAAAAACGTTAGAAAGTCTTGGCGTGAAGAAAATAGAAACCGATGGCAAGGATTTCAACGTCGATTACCATGAGGCTATTGCAATGGTACCTGGAATGGGCGATGATAAAAAGGGTAAAGTCATTGACAGCGTTCAAACAGGGTATATGTTAAACGATAAAGTTATTCGACATGCAAAGGTCGCAGTCGGTCAATAA
- a CDS encoding L-threonylcarbamoyladenylate synthase produces the protein MTRQEDIQKAVEVMRKGGIIIYPTDTVWGIGCDATNPEAVAKIYKIKHREDSKALVCIVDSDARLQRYVRNVPDVAWQLIDAVVKPTTLILDDAVNLAPNLIGEDGSIGIRITNEPFSKELCYRFQKAIVSTSANISGKPAAQNYRDISEEILSAVDYVCTSRRQEHKPHQPSTIIKIGATGEINIIRK, from the coding sequence ATGACACGACAAGAAGATATTCAAAAAGCTGTGGAAGTAATGCGTAAAGGGGGGATTATAATTTATCCTACCGATACTGTATGGGGGATAGGTTGCGATGCAACAAATCCTGAAGCTGTGGCTAAGATATATAAAATAAAACATCGCGAAGATTCTAAGGCCTTAGTTTGTATTGTCGACTCTGATGCACGCTTGCAACGATATGTACGCAATGTTCCCGATGTGGCATGGCAACTTATTGATGCCGTGGTGAAGCCGACAACATTGATACTTGACGATGCTGTAAACCTTGCACCCAACCTTATAGGCGAAGACGGCTCTATCGGTATAAGAATAACCAACGAACCTTTCTCGAAAGAGTTGTGTTACCGTTTTCAGAAAGCAATAGTCAGCACATCGGCAAATATCAGTGGCAAACCTGCTGCACAGAACTATCGCGACATTTCAGAAGAAATATTGTCGGCTGTAGACTACGTTTGTACTTCTCGCCGACAAGAGCATAAGCCACACCAACCATCTACGATAATAAAGATTGGTGCGACAGGCGAAATAAACATAATAAGAAAATAA
- the dnaJ gene encoding molecular chaperone DnaJ has protein sequence MTKRDYYEVLSVTRDASGDEIKKAYRRLAIKYHPDRNPDDPNAEEKFKEAAEAYSVLSDPQKRQQYDQFGFEGLNGSSGNPFGGGGFSMDDIFSMFGDVFGGHGGGGFGGFGGGSRQAPKYKGADLRLKVRLSLQEVATGVTKKFKVRKDVACEHCHGTGAEGGSGTETCPNCHGSGMEIRTQQSIFGMMQTQTTCHVCGGEGTVIKNKCTHCHGDGVVKGEEVVEINIPAGVAEGMVVNVPNKGNAGKHNGITGNIQVYIEEEDNDTFIRDGQNVIYNLLLDFPTAVLGGQVEIPTIDGSSVKIKIEEGTQPGKTLRLRGKGLPAVQGYGRGMGDLIVQISVYVPKTLSKSERNAIEEFKESDNFKGDSYTKRSIFDNFKKLFS, from the coding sequence ATGACAAAAAGAGACTATTATGAGGTTCTGAGCGTTACAAGAGACGCTTCGGGCGACGAGATAAAGAAGGCATATAGAAGACTTGCCATAAAGTATCACCCAGACAGAAATCCTGATGATCCCAATGCTGAAGAGAAATTTAAAGAAGCTGCAGAAGCATACAGTGTTTTAAGTGATCCGCAAAAACGACAGCAATACGATCAATTCGGATTCGAAGGACTGAATGGGAGTAGTGGCAATCCATTTGGTGGCGGTGGCTTCTCAATGGACGACATATTCTCTATGTTTGGCGATGTCTTCGGCGGCCACGGCGGTGGTGGCTTTGGAGGTTTCGGTGGTGGAAGTCGTCAGGCTCCTAAATATAAAGGTGCCGATTTGCGCCTGAAAGTCAGACTTTCATTGCAGGAAGTCGCTACGGGGGTTACCAAAAAGTTCAAGGTACGCAAAGATGTCGCCTGCGAACATTGCCACGGAACGGGTGCCGAAGGCGGCAGCGGTACAGAAACGTGTCCTAATTGCCATGGTAGCGGTATGGAAATTCGTACCCAGCAGAGTATCTTTGGTATGATGCAGACACAAACAACCTGCCACGTATGCGGTGGAGAAGGTACTGTTATAAAGAACAAATGTACACATTGCCACGGCGACGGTGTAGTGAAAGGCGAGGAAGTTGTTGAAATCAATATTCCTGCAGGTGTTGCCGAAGGAATGGTCGTGAATGTTCCAAACAAGGGAAATGCAGGCAAACACAATGGCATAACAGGCAATATACAAGTTTATATCGAAGAAGAAGATAACGATACATTCATTCGTGATGGACAGAATGTTATCTACAACTTGTTGCTCGACTTCCCCACGGCTGTCTTGGGTGGTCAGGTTGAAATTCCAACAATAGATGGAAGTTCTGTGAAAATAAAGATAGAAGAAGGCACACAACCAGGCAAAACACTTCGTTTAAGAGGCAAAGGACTTCCTGCCGTGCAGGGCTATGGCAGAGGAATGGGCGACCTTATCGTACAAATAAGTGTTTATGTGCCAAAGACACTGTCAAAATCAGAACGCAATGCCATTGAAGAATTTAAGGAAAGCGACAACTTCAAGGGAGATAGCTATACAAAACGTTCTATTTTTGATAACTTCAAGAAACTATTCAGCTAA
- a CDS encoding choice-of-anchor J domain-containing protein: MKKLINSMFALAIAAFTLTSCEDVPMPYDITFEKDNKTPDPSDMEAKGTGTKDDPFNIVAAQNYITKGEGLDKEVYVKGIVVSVQEINTQYGNATYYISDDGTTTNQFYVFRGKALGNVKFTDSNKIKKGDKVIICGKLMTHTNGVKQLGQGNYIYSLNGQVQETTPPTNTGLNVTFDNNIANFTIVNVKALPEGLTKVWFHDANFKQMKATGRANNTNYETQSRLVSPAFSLKGMNAATLTFNNALNYLKSAALNDAIKVLVSTDGNNWKPVAINNPPSGKSWDFVDSTCDLKAYAGQEKVFVAFEYNSTKKITTTWEIKKVTVK; the protein is encoded by the coding sequence ATGAAGAAATTAATTAATTCAATGTTTGCATTGGCTATCGCTGCTTTCACACTGACAAGCTGCGAAGATGTACCAATGCCATACGACATTACGTTCGAGAAAGACAACAAGACACCAGACCCTTCTGATATGGAGGCTAAAGGCACTGGTACGAAGGACGACCCTTTCAATATTGTAGCTGCACAGAACTATATTACCAAAGGAGAAGGGCTCGACAAGGAAGTCTATGTAAAGGGTATCGTCGTAAGTGTTCAGGAAATCAACACTCAATACGGCAATGCCACCTACTATATCTCTGACGATGGCACCACTACCAACCAATTCTACGTTTTCCGTGGAAAGGCTTTGGGCAATGTGAAGTTCACAGACAGCAATAAAATCAAGAAAGGCGACAAGGTTATTATTTGCGGTAAGCTGATGACACATACCAATGGCGTCAAGCAGCTTGGTCAAGGCAACTACATCTATTCGCTTAATGGTCAGGTGCAAGAAACCACTCCACCTACCAATACAGGTTTAAATGTAACGTTCGACAACAACATTGCCAACTTCACCATCGTGAATGTAAAGGCACTCCCCGAAGGTTTGACAAAGGTATGGTTCCACGATGCCAACTTCAAACAAATGAAGGCAACAGGCCGTGCCAACAATACCAACTATGAAACGCAAAGCCGTCTCGTCTCTCCTGCATTCAGCCTAAAGGGTATGAACGCAGCTACCCTGACTTTCAACAATGCCTTGAACTATTTGAAGTCAGCAGCTCTCAACGACGCTATCAAGGTACTCGTTTCTACCGACGGCAACAATTGGAAGCCTGTGGCTATCAACAATCCTCCTTCAGGCAAGAGTTGGGACTTCGTAGATTCTACTTGCGACCTGAAAGCGTATGCCGGTCAGGAAAAAGTATTCGTTGCATTCGAATACAACAGTACAAAAAAAATTACCACGACATGGGAAATTAAGAAAGTTACGGTAAAGTAA
- a CDS encoding type B 50S ribosomal protein L31, with product MKKGIHPDNYRPVVFKDMSNGDMFLSRSTCKSNDTVEFEGETYPLVKVEISSTSHPFYTGKSKLVDTAGRVDRFMNRYGKLKK from the coding sequence ATGAAAAAAGGTATTCACCCAGACAACTATCGCCCCGTCGTATTCAAAGATATGTCCAACGGCGATATGTTCCTTTCAAGATCTACATGCAAATCTAACGATACTGTAGAGTTTGAAGGCGAAACTTACCCATTGGTTAAAGTCGAAATCTCAAGCACCTCTCACCCATTCTATACAGGTAAGAGCAAACTTGTGGACACTGCAGGTCGCGTAGACCGCTTCATGAACCGTTACGGTAAGTTGAAGAAGTAA
- a CDS encoding ABC-F family ATP-binding cassette domain-containing protein — protein MITLSNIAVQFGKRVLYKDVNIKFTPGNIYGVIGANGAGKSTLLRAISGDLEPNKGTITLGTGERLSVLEQDHFKYDEFKVMDTVLMGHEPLWKNMKEREELYAKPEMTEEDGNRAADLELKFAEMNGWEAESEAAQLLQHLGVQEDAHQKRVGELSNTEKVRVMLAKALFGKPDNLLLDEPTNDLDLETVEWLEDYLGEIEETQTVLVVSHDRHFLDAVSTQTIDIDFGKVTVFAGNYSFWYESSQLALRQAQNQKLKAEEKKQQLEEFIRRFSANVAKSKQTTSRKKMLEKLNVEEIRPSSRKYPGIIFQMEREPGNQILEVEDLKAVDEDGTVLFDHVNFNVEKEQKVVFLSRNPKAMTALFNIINGEREAQAGTYNWGITITTAYLPLDNTKYFDCDMNLVDWLSQYGPGNEVVMKGFLGRMLFKQEEVEKKVNVLSGGEKMRCMIARMQLQNANCLILDTPTNHLDLESIQAFNNNLVGFKGNILFSSHDHEFIGTVANRIIELTPNGTIDKLMSYDEYIHDEQIKEQKAKMYQV, from the coding sequence ATGATTACACTTTCAAACATTGCCGTTCAATTCGGAAAAAGAGTTCTGTACAAGGACGTTAATATCAAGTTTACTCCGGGAAATATCTATGGCGTTATCGGAGCTAACGGAGCAGGAAAATCAACACTGCTTCGTGCCATATCTGGCGATTTGGAACCCAACAAGGGAACCATTACGTTAGGAACAGGAGAACGTTTGTCGGTATTGGAGCAGGACCACTTTAAGTACGATGAATTTAAGGTAATGGACACCGTGCTTATGGGACACGAACCGCTTTGGAAGAATATGAAGGAGCGCGAGGAACTTTACGCTAAACCGGAAATGACAGAAGAGGACGGAAACCGTGCTGCCGACTTGGAACTGAAGTTTGCCGAAATGAATGGTTGGGAAGCCGAAAGCGAAGCTGCCCAGTTGTTACAGCACTTAGGCGTGCAGGAAGACGCCCACCAGAAACGAGTTGGCGAACTGTCGAATACGGAAAAGGTGCGTGTAATGTTGGCAAAGGCATTGTTTGGAAAGCCCGACAACCTTTTGCTCGATGAGCCTACCAACGACCTTGACCTTGAAACGGTGGAATGGTTGGAAGATTATCTTGGCGAAATAGAGGAGACACAAACGGTGCTTGTCGTATCGCACGACCGCCACTTCCTTGATGCTGTAAGTACACAGACGATTGATATCGACTTCGGTAAGGTTACGGTGTTTGCCGGTAACTATTCATTCTGGTACGAAAGTTCGCAGTTGGCTTTGCGTCAGGCACAGAACCAAAAGTTGAAAGCTGAAGAAAAGAAGCAGCAGCTGGAAGAATTTATCCGCCGCTTCTCTGCCAATGTGGCAAAAAGCAAGCAGACTACTTCGCGCAAGAAGATGCTTGAGAAACTGAATGTAGAGGAAATCCGCCCGTCAAGCCGTAAATATCCAGGCATCATCTTCCAAATGGAGCGCGAGCCGGGAAACCAAATCTTGGAAGTAGAAGACCTGAAAGCCGTTGATGAAGACGGAACAGTATTGTTCGACCACGTGAACTTCAATGTCGAGAAAGAGCAGAAAGTAGTGTTCTTGTCTCGCAATCCGAAGGCAATGACGGCTTTGTTCAACATTATCAATGGTGAGCGAGAAGCCCAGGCTGGTACTTACAACTGGGGCATAACTATTACAACGGCTTATCTGCCACTCGACAATACAAAATACTTCGACTGCGATATGAATCTTGTCGATTGGCTTTCACAATATGGTCCGGGTAACGAGGTCGTGATGAAAGGCTTCCTCGGTCGTATGCTGTTTAAGCAAGAAGAGGTAGAGAAGAAAGTCAATGTGTTGTCTGGAGGCGAGAAAATGCGTTGTATGATAGCACGTATGCAGTTGCAAAATGCCAACTGTTTGATACTCGATACTCCTACAAACCACCTCGATTTGGAGAGTATTCAGGCATTCAACAATAACCTTGTTGGCTTTAAGGGTAATATTCTCTTCAGTTCTCACGACCACGAATTCATCGGAACTGTTGCCAACCGTATCATCGAATTAACACCGAACGGTACGATTGATAAGCTTATGAGCTACGATGAGTATATTCACGACGAGCAGATAAAGGAACAAAAAGCCAAGATGTACCAAGTTTAA
- the fmt gene encoding methionyl-tRNA formyltransferase encodes MDKKDMRIVFMGTPEFAVESLKALVEGGYNVVGVVTQPDKPVGRHQETLQPPAVKVYAESVGLPVLQPIKMKDAEFLEQLRALNADLQVVVAFRMLPEVVWSMPRFGTFNVHAALLPQYRGAAPINWAVINGETETGVTTFFLDKDIDTGRIIKRKYFPIPDSANVEYVYDGLMRLGAELAIETIDLLCEKVADDFDADKILSVMNEITEAQDESSDLRHAPKIFKETCEINWHQEAITIYNFVRGLSPYPGAWSKMVSLDDAAAPATKMVLKIFEVAKTEKAVIAEPGTFTVENKKVYVNTNDFLLELKELQLSGKKRMDSRSFLNGFKQVEEYRLEKE; translated from the coding sequence ATGGACAAGAAAGATATGAGAATCGTTTTTATGGGTACACCAGAATTTGCCGTAGAGTCGTTGAAGGCTTTGGTAGAAGGCGGTTATAATGTTGTGGGAGTAGTAACACAACCCGATAAACCCGTAGGACGACATCAGGAAACACTCCAACCACCTGCTGTAAAGGTATATGCCGAATCGGTAGGATTACCAGTATTGCAACCTATTAAGATGAAAGACGCTGAGTTTTTAGAGCAGTTGCGTGCTTTGAATGCTGATTTGCAAGTGGTCGTAGCTTTTCGTATGCTTCCCGAAGTGGTATGGTCAATGCCACGTTTTGGTACATTTAATGTTCATGCAGCCTTATTGCCTCAATATCGTGGTGCAGCACCTATAAACTGGGCAGTGATAAATGGTGAAACCGAAACAGGGGTAACAACTTTCTTCCTCGATAAAGATATTGACACAGGGCGAATTATAAAGCGAAAGTATTTTCCTATTCCAGACAGCGCAAATGTAGAATATGTTTACGATGGACTGATGCGGTTAGGAGCAGAGTTGGCCATTGAAACGATAGACCTTCTGTGTGAAAAGGTTGCAGATGATTTTGATGCAGATAAAATCCTATCAGTGATGAACGAAATAACCGAAGCACAAGATGAATCATCAGACTTGCGCCATGCACCGAAAATATTTAAAGAAACTTGCGAAATAAATTGGCATCAGGAAGCAATTACAATTTATAATTTCGTTCGTGGACTTTCTCCTTATCCTGGAGCGTGGTCAAAGATGGTTTCATTAGACGATGCGGCTGCTCCAGCCACTAAAATGGTCTTGAAAATATTTGAAGTTGCTAAAACAGAGAAAGCTGTAATAGCTGAGCCGGGCACGTTTACAGTAGAAAATAAAAAAGTATATGTAAATACAAATGATTTTCTATTGGAATTGAAAGAATTGCAACTTTCAGGCAAAAAACGTATGGATAGTCGCTCTTTCTTGAATGGCTTTAAACAGGTGGAAGAGTATAGATTAGAGAAAGAATAA
- a CDS encoding chloride channel protein produces the protein MANENNSNIISRIDEWRKTNISDRQFVLVLAFIVGFLAAVAAYVLHIIIGEIEKLITSGFRMTTINWLYLLYPVIGIWLTSLFVKYVVRDQISHGITRVLYAISTKRSKLRAHNTWTSIVASAITIGFGGSVGAEAPIVLTGSAIGSNLGRIFNMDRRTLMLLVGCGATAAVSGIFKAPIAGLVFTLEILMVDLTMASLLPILIASVTATCFSYFFTGGEPMYNFKMDYLWSLSKVPPTILLGIGCGFLSLYFMRVMSWCEDRYASLSNRPYLKLLAGGLVLSSLIFLFPSLYGEGYSSLRLFIEGNGEADWNQVLRGSMFAGQTKFLILYVGLVALTKVFATSATNGAGGCGGTFAPSLFIGGFGGFFFARLWNVQQIGEYIPEKNFTLYGMAAVMAAVMHAPLTGVFLIAELTGGYHLFIPLIIVTISSYLTINIFEQHSIYAVRLARQGKLLTHHTDKAVMTMMNMQNIIDRDYTSVEPKMEMGKLVHAISSSRNNYIPVLNDGGILLGEIDITKLRHIIFRTELYHRFLVEQLMTPPPATIGVNDPMASVMKVFEKTGAQVLPVTELDGRLVGYISRARLYNLYRQLVADFSEE, from the coding sequence ATGGCAAACGAGAATAATAGCAATATAATAAGTCGAATTGACGAATGGCGTAAGACAAATATTTCCGACCGCCAGTTCGTATTGGTGCTTGCCTTTATTGTTGGCTTCTTGGCTGCCGTGGCAGCATACGTGCTTCATATTATTATTGGCGAAATAGAAAAACTCATTACGTCAGGATTTCGTATGACCACCATCAACTGGCTGTATCTTCTTTACCCAGTTATTGGTATTTGGCTAACCAGTTTGTTTGTTAAGTATGTTGTCCGCGACCAGATTTCGCATGGAATTACGCGTGTACTGTATGCAATTTCCACAAAACGTTCTAAACTGAGGGCGCACAATACGTGGACTTCCATTGTAGCATCGGCAATTACAATTGGTTTTGGTGGATCGGTAGGAGCAGAGGCTCCTATTGTACTGACGGGTTCTGCCATTGGCAGCAACCTCGGCAGGATTTTCAATATGGACCGTCGAACGCTGATGCTATTGGTTGGTTGTGGTGCTACAGCTGCTGTTTCGGGTATTTTCAAAGCACCGATAGCAGGGCTGGTGTTCACTTTGGAAATACTGATGGTAGACCTTACTATGGCATCTCTGTTGCCTATCTTGATAGCTTCGGTTACAGCCACTTGTTTTTCATACTTCTTTACAGGTGGCGAGCCAATGTATAACTTCAAGATGGACTATCTTTGGAGTCTTAGCAAAGTGCCGCCAACCATACTTTTAGGTATAGGCTGCGGTTTCCTCTCGCTTTACTTTATGCGTGTTATGTCGTGGTGTGAAGACAGATATGCAAGTCTTTCCAATCGTCCTTACCTTAAACTGTTAGCAGGTGGTTTGGTTTTGTCATCGCTTATTTTTCTGTTTCCTTCCCTTTATGGCGAAGGTTATAGCAGTTTGCGCCTTTTTATAGAAGGGAATGGCGAAGCCGATTGGAATCAAGTGCTGCGAGGTTCGATGTTCGCAGGGCAAACTAAATTCTTAATATTATATGTAGGATTGGTTGCATTGACAAAGGTTTTTGCCACCAGTGCGACCAATGGAGCAGGTGGTTGTGGTGGAACGTTTGCACCATCGTTGTTTATTGGTGGCTTTGGCGGCTTCTTTTTTGCACGACTTTGGAATGTTCAGCAGATAGGCGAGTATATTCCTGAAAAGAATTTTACACTTTATGGTATGGCAGCAGTTATGGCAGCAGTTATGCATGCGCCATTGACGGGAGTATTCTTAATAGCCGAGCTTACAGGAGGTTATCATCTTTTCATTCCACTAATCATTGTAACCATCAGTTCGTATCTGACCATCAATATTTTTGAGCAGCACAGTATTTATGCCGTTCGCTTGGCTCGACAAGGAAAACTCTTAACGCACCACACCGATAAAGCTGTAATGACAATGATGAACATGCAGAATATTATCGACCGCGACTATACTTCGGTAGAACCAAAAATGGAAATGGGAAAACTTGTACATGCCATCAGTTCAAGCCGCAACAACTATATTCCGGTTCTTAATGATGGTGGAATACTGTTAGGGGAAATTGATATTACCAAACTCAGACATATTATTTTCCGCACTGAACTGTACCATCGTTTTTTGGTGGAGCAGCTTATGACACCGCCGCCGGCAACAATAGGTGTGAACGACCCTATGGCAAGTGTTATGAAAGTGTTTGAAAAGACAGGAGCGCAGGTATTGCCTGTAACCGAACTTGACGGCAGGCTTGTTGGCTATATTTCGCGTGCACGACTGTATAACCTGTATCGACAGCTGGTAGCCGACTTCAGTGAGGAATAG